Proteins encoded together in one Peribacillus asahii window:
- a CDS encoding 3-hydroxybutyrate dehydrogenase produces the protein MGKTLAGKTAFITGSASGIGLEIAKTFAQEGANIVISDLNAEKSEQVVLELKEQGFEAIAAPCDVTNEEAFKNSLQLAHSTFGKIDILVNNAGLQYVSPIEEFPTEKFELLLKVMLTAPFIGIKHVFPFMKEQGFGRVINMASINGLVGFAGKAAYNSAKHGVIGLTKVAALEGAPHGITVNALCPGYVDTPLVRGQLADLAKTRKVSLDRAVEEVLLPLVPQKRLLSVSEIADYAVFLASDKGRGVTGQAVVLDGGYTAQ, from the coding sequence GTGGGGAAAACATTAGCAGGAAAAACAGCATTTATTACAGGGTCGGCAAGCGGAATCGGCTTAGAAATCGCTAAGACATTTGCTCAAGAAGGGGCAAATATCGTTATTTCTGATTTAAATGCTGAAAAAAGCGAACAAGTGGTGCTGGAGCTAAAAGAACAAGGATTTGAAGCGATTGCTGCTCCTTGTGATGTTACCAATGAGGAAGCGTTTAAGAATAGTCTTCAATTGGCGCACAGCACCTTTGGAAAAATTGATATTTTAGTTAATAATGCTGGACTGCAGTATGTCTCTCCGATTGAGGAGTTCCCAACAGAAAAATTCGAACTGCTTCTAAAGGTTATGTTAACTGCTCCTTTTATTGGGATTAAGCATGTCTTCCCATTTATGAAGGAGCAAGGCTTTGGCCGGGTTATCAACATGGCTTCGATCAATGGTCTTGTTGGCTTTGCCGGCAAAGCGGCCTACAATAGTGCTAAACATGGGGTCATTGGTTTGACGAAAGTAGCAGCATTGGAAGGAGCTCCGCACGGAATTACAGTAAATGCCTTATGTCCTGGCTATGTGGATACTCCGCTTGTAAGAGGACAATTAGCTGATTTAGCCAAGACAAGGAAGGTTAGCCTGGATCGAGCTGTGGAGGAAGTCCTGCTACCGCTTGTTCCACAAAAAAGGTTGTTATCTGTATCGGAAATTGCTGATTATGCTGTCTTTTTAGCAAGTGATAAAGGCAGAGGAGTAACAGGACAGGCTGTCGTACTAGATGGCGGGTATACAGCACAATAA
- a CDS encoding GntP family permease, whose amino-acid sequence MDLLIILLALGLLMFAAYRGYSVILFAPICALLAVLLIAPLHVLPFFSGVFMEKMVGFIKSYFAVFLLGAIFGKVVEMSGIAESIAKTIVSWLGAKRAMLTIVLLGAILTYSGVSLFVAVFAIYPFAAQMFRQANIPKRLIPGTIALGAFTFTMDALPGTPQIQNVIPIAFFKTDIYAAPILGIIGAIIVLSVGLLYLESRRKKAERAGEGYYGFEAETAAALEKEKTESKEPALLNLTTKQSLAKQILAFVPLILVGVTNKLFVTYIPTWYPNGFDFTALGLDAYKVDVAVSAPIWAIIMALLVGIVTSIAYDWRRVTAKFKDGVNVAIGGSLLATMNTGAEYGFGGIIAALPGFSKISDGISTAFTNPLVNGAVTTTALAGMTGSASGGMGIALGAMADKYNQAIAAANIPPEVMHRVVAMASGGMDTLPHNGAVITLLAVTGLTHKQSYRDIFAITVIKTLTVFVIIALYTFFGIV is encoded by the coding sequence ATGGATTTATTAATTATTTTATTAGCGCTCGGATTATTAATGTTTGCTGCTTACCGCGGTTATTCAGTTATTTTATTTGCTCCTATCTGTGCGCTTCTGGCTGTTTTGTTAATCGCACCGCTCCATGTTTTGCCCTTCTTTTCAGGCGTGTTCATGGAAAAGATGGTCGGCTTTATTAAATCGTATTTTGCCGTTTTCTTATTAGGAGCTATTTTTGGTAAGGTCGTAGAAATGTCAGGGATTGCTGAGTCCATTGCTAAGACTATTGTCAGCTGGCTTGGCGCAAAACGGGCGATGCTGACGATTGTGTTGCTTGGTGCAATTTTAACTTACAGCGGTGTCAGTTTATTCGTAGCTGTGTTTGCGATTTATCCATTTGCTGCGCAAATGTTCAGACAAGCAAATATTCCGAAAAGATTGATTCCGGGTACGATTGCTCTTGGTGCTTTTACTTTTACAATGGATGCATTGCCAGGTACACCGCAAATTCAAAACGTTATTCCGATTGCCTTCTTTAAAACAGATATCTATGCTGCACCAATCCTTGGAATCATAGGCGCCATCATTGTTTTATCTGTAGGCTTATTGTACCTAGAGTCGAGAAGGAAAAAAGCTGAAAGAGCCGGTGAAGGCTATTATGGTTTTGAAGCGGAAACAGCCGCTGCGTTGGAAAAGGAGAAGACAGAATCGAAAGAACCTGCTCTTCTCAATTTAACGACCAAGCAATCGTTAGCTAAACAGATCCTTGCCTTTGTTCCACTTATTTTGGTTGGGGTAACGAATAAACTGTTTGTAACGTATATTCCGACATGGTATCCGAATGGCTTTGATTTTACAGCACTTGGTTTAGATGCTTATAAGGTTGATGTAGCTGTATCTGCCCCGATCTGGGCGATTATTATGGCACTGCTCGTAGGGATTGTGACGTCTATTGCTTATGATTGGAGACGGGTAACGGCAAAATTTAAGGATGGTGTGAATGTGGCCATCGGAGGTTCCCTGCTGGCCACTATGAACACTGGTGCTGAGTATGGATTTGGCGGTATTATCGCCGCACTTCCGGGATTTTCGAAAATCAGTGACGGGATATCTACTGCATTTACAAATCCGCTTGTTAACGGTGCGGTTACGACAACTGCACTTGCCGGGATGACAGGATCGGCATCCGGTGGTATGGGTATTGCGCTAGGGGCAATGGCTGATAAGTATAATCAAGCGATTGCTGCTGCTAATATTCCTCCAGAAGTTATGCACCGTGTAGTGGCGATGGCATCAGGCGGTATGGATACTCTCCCTCATAACGGTGCCGTGATAACCTTGCTTGCGGTAACAGGATTAACGCATAAGCAATCGTATAGAGATATTTTTGCCATCACCGTTATTAAAACATTAACTGTATTCGTGATTATTGCTCTTTATACATTCTTCGGAATTGTTTAA
- a CDS encoding HAMP domain-containing sensor histidine kinase — protein MDTKLKNYSHSIITKIIVFVMVITCFTGALTSFVHTVILSDGDFGIISEDNYFQSKAYVQESKNLVSNLTQLIGEYKNEEHILKGRSISEEELRSEEGNLYSDFQFQSKSYNPNLSEEENYKKFKKVYKDKISQAKDRLIKNDLRAFHLMKQNLEGYEGLVYYASNGTNVFTNSTKKEQAQFKTYPSYMIFENYKREIYPNEVEDNEHLYGITGQIDGLDPETTVIYVAFTEEFLNLKIKEWKEDKVAATNNLYKVVGFLVGLILSFLYLLLIIGRKSFDDKEVHFHAIDRLYNDLNLVLCLGMIMLWVTLLDRVGFENAHQMSIPITAPIATAGLILVLSLVKQFKNRTLIKHTLLYRIFYKLFVFVRNVYDSGSVGVKTVLLVIGYPILVVITFFMFPVTIGVAAWFAFKKVKSFHAIQEGVERIKDGDLRHRIDVEGEGEFERLADNINSITDGLKKAVDSELKSERLKTELITNVSHDIRTPLTSIITYVDLLKKEKDSSKVEEYIEVLDQKSKRLKVLTDDLFEAAKASSGDIPVQLDKIDIVSLITQGLGEVNDKIEASDLEFKMNHPEDKVYMKADGRLLWRSIENLLSNIFKYALKGSRVYIDIEDTGSEVLLTFKNISAYELNISADELMERFKRGDESRFSEGSGLGLSIARSLIELQDGTFSIQVDGDLFKSMICIPKHHNND, from the coding sequence TTGGATACAAAGTTGAAAAATTATAGCCACTCAATCATAACGAAAATTATCGTTTTTGTTATGGTGATCACATGTTTTACGGGTGCTCTAACATCATTTGTACATACAGTAATTTTAAGTGATGGTGATTTTGGAATCATTTCTGAAGACAACTACTTTCAAAGCAAAGCCTATGTACAGGAAAGTAAAAATCTTGTAAGCAACCTAACCCAACTAATAGGAGAATATAAGAATGAAGAGCATATTTTAAAAGGCAGGAGTATCAGTGAGGAAGAATTAAGAAGCGAAGAGGGAAACTTATACTCAGACTTTCAATTCCAATCTAAGAGCTATAATCCTAACTTGAGTGAAGAGGAAAACTATAAGAAGTTCAAAAAAGTATATAAAGATAAGATTTCTCAAGCAAAGGATAGGCTGATTAAGAATGATTTAAGAGCATTTCATTTAATGAAGCAAAATCTAGAAGGTTATGAAGGTCTAGTTTATTATGCAAGCAATGGTACCAATGTATTTACGAACAGTACAAAAAAAGAACAAGCTCAATTTAAAACCTATCCTTCTTATATGATTTTTGAGAATTATAAAAGAGAGATTTATCCGAATGAAGTAGAAGATAATGAACATTTGTATGGGATTACAGGACAAATAGATGGATTGGATCCAGAAACTACTGTGATTTATGTGGCTTTTACGGAAGAATTTTTAAATCTCAAAATAAAAGAATGGAAGGAAGACAAGGTAGCAGCGACCAATAACTTATATAAAGTAGTAGGATTTTTAGTAGGGCTTATTTTATCCTTTCTATATTTATTACTCATAATTGGGAGAAAATCTTTTGACGATAAAGAAGTACACTTCCATGCAATAGATAGATTATATAATGATCTTAACCTAGTGTTGTGTCTAGGGATGATAATGCTTTGGGTTACATTGTTGGATAGGGTAGGTTTTGAAAACGCCCATCAAATGTCTATTCCAATTACAGCCCCAATTGCCACAGCAGGCCTCATACTCGTTTTATCACTTGTGAAGCAGTTCAAGAATCGAACTCTCATCAAGCATACCTTGCTCTATAGGATTTTCTATAAGCTGTTTGTATTTGTACGGAATGTATATGATAGTGGAAGTGTTGGCGTAAAGACTGTATTACTAGTCATCGGTTATCCTATATTGGTTGTAATAACGTTTTTCATGTTCCCGGTAACCATAGGTGTAGCTGCCTGGTTTGCTTTTAAAAAGGTGAAATCTTTCCATGCTATACAAGAAGGGGTTGAGAGAATAAAGGACGGGGACCTTCGTCATCGAATCGATGTGGAGGGAGAGGGAGAGTTTGAAAGGCTTGCTGATAATATAAACAGCATTACAGATGGTTTGAAAAAAGCCGTTGATAGTGAGCTAAAAAGTGAACGGTTAAAAACAGAGCTCATTACTAATGTATCACATGATATCCGAACACCTTTGACTTCGATTATTACTTATGTCGACTTATTGAAAAAAGAAAAGGATTCTTCCAAGGTAGAAGAATATATCGAGGTACTGGATCAAAAATCGAAAAGGCTCAAAGTGCTAACAGACGATTTATTTGAAGCGGCTAAGGCCTCAAGTGGAGATATTCCGGTTCAATTAGATAAAATTGATATCGTATCTTTAATCACCCAGGGGCTGGGAGAGGTAAATGACAAAATTGAAGCCTCAGATTTAGAATTTAAGATGAATCATCCCGAGGATAAAGTATATATGAAAGCAGATGGAAGATTACTGTGGAGATCGATAGAAAACTTATTATCCAATATATTTAAATATGCTTTAAAGGGGTCAAGGGTCTATATTGATATTGAAGATACGGGCAGCGAAGTCCTTCTCACCTTCAAAAATATTTCAGCTTATGAATTAAATATTTCAGCAGACGAATTAATGGAGCGTTTTAAAAGGGGCGATGAATCCAGATTTAGTGAGGGAAGTGGATTAGGACTATCAATTGCAAGAAGCCTTATTGAGCTACAAGATGGGACATTTTCTATTCAAGTTGATGGAGATTTGTTCAAGTCGATGATCTGTATACCTAAACATCATAACAATGACTGA
- a CDS encoding response regulator transcription factor, translating into MNILVCDDDKAIVDAIGIYLENEGYKVLKASNGIEAIEIIEDHEIHLIIMDIMMPKMDGITATMKIREDNKIPLIMLSAKSEDYDKILGLNLGADDYITKPFNPLELIARVKSQLRRYTTLGSLEAKNHVYQTGGLIIDDESKVITVDGEAVHLTPVQYKILKLLTVNAGRVFSIEEIYQKVWNETPVNPENTVAVHIRKIREKIEINPKEPKYLKVVWGIGYKVEKL; encoded by the coding sequence ATGAATATATTAGTTTGTGATGATGATAAGGCCATTGTAGATGCTATAGGAATTTACTTAGAAAATGAAGGTTATAAAGTTCTCAAAGCGTCTAACGGAATAGAGGCTATCGAAATAATCGAAGATCATGAGATCCATCTGATTATTATGGATATTATGATGCCTAAGATGGACGGCATAACAGCTACTATGAAAATCAGAGAAGACAATAAAATACCGTTGATTATGCTTTCTGCCAAGTCTGAGGATTATGATAAGATATTAGGATTAAATTTAGGAGCAGATGATTATATCACCAAACCATTTAATCCTTTAGAGCTCATAGCAAGAGTGAAGTCACAGCTAAGAAGGTATACCACATTGGGAAGCCTTGAAGCCAAGAACCATGTCTATCAAACTGGGGGACTTATCATTGATGATGAAAGTAAAGTAATCACTGTTGATGGAGAGGCAGTTCATCTTACACCGGTACAATATAAAATATTAAAGCTTTTGACTGTCAATGCTGGGAGAGTTTTTTCTATAGAGGAGATCTATCAGAAGGTATGGAATGAAACACCTGTTAATCCGGAGAATACGGTAGCCGTTCATATAAGAAAAATCAGAGAAAAAATAGAAATCAACCCGAAAGAACCAAAATATTTAAAGGTGGTGTGGGGAATTGGATACAAAGTTGAAAAATTATAG
- a CDS encoding iron-siderophore ABC transporter substrate-binding protein: protein MITKQKISLFLTLLIVMLMIALAGCSSEQTDKKSEATSTEESNKKTAESEETTTEYPIVIKHALGETTIEEKPERVVTIQWSNHDVALALGVVPVGFSAANYGVQDDSGMLPWTADKLEELGAETPTIFQDTDGLDFEAIADANPDVILAAYSGITQEEYDTLSEIAPVVAYQTSPWVASWREQVTYNAMGIGMEKEGKQLIADTEKLIEEKVNEHSEIKGKKAAFVSISADDLSKFYIYTPEDPRGAFLSELGMEYPESITSQITDPNSFYMEVSAENADMLNDAEILVSYGNKNTLAALQADPILGKIPAVERGSVVIIGDNTPLAAAGTPSPLSIEYSIDEYLTLISEAVSKVQ, encoded by the coding sequence ATGATTACAAAACAAAAAATATCATTATTCTTAACATTACTAATTGTGATGCTTATGATTGCATTAGCCGGTTGTTCAAGTGAGCAAACAGATAAAAAATCTGAAGCAACTTCAACTGAAGAATCTAATAAGAAAACAGCGGAATCCGAGGAAACAACAACTGAATATCCAATTGTGATTAAACATGCACTTGGAGAAACGACAATTGAAGAAAAACCTGAACGCGTTGTTACTATTCAATGGTCAAACCATGACGTTGCTCTTGCTCTTGGTGTTGTGCCTGTAGGTTTTTCAGCTGCAAACTATGGTGTTCAAGATGATAGCGGAATGTTACCTTGGACTGCAGATAAATTAGAAGAACTTGGTGCAGAAACGCCAACTATTTTCCAAGATACTGACGGTTTAGATTTTGAAGCAATTGCTGACGCTAATCCAGATGTTATTCTTGCAGCATACTCAGGTATTACTCAAGAAGAATATGATACATTAAGTGAAATTGCTCCAGTTGTTGCCTATCAAACTAGCCCTTGGGTAGCTTCATGGCGTGAACAAGTTACGTACAATGCAATGGGTATAGGGATGGAAAAAGAAGGTAAACAACTTATTGCCGATACAGAGAAACTAATTGAAGAAAAAGTAAATGAACACTCTGAAATTAAAGGTAAAAAGGCTGCATTCGTAAGTATTAGTGCCGATGATTTATCTAAGTTCTACATCTACACACCAGAAGATCCACGTGGTGCATTCCTTTCTGAGTTAGGGATGGAATACCCTGAAAGTATTACAAGTCAAATCACTGATCCAAATAGTTTCTATATGGAAGTAAGTGCTGAAAATGCAGATATGCTTAACGATGCTGAGATTTTGGTATCATATGGTAACAAAAATACACTTGCAGCTCTACAAGCTGATCCAATCCTTGGAAAAATCCCAGCGGTAGAGAGAGGTTCTGTCGTAATTATTGGAGATAATACTCCACTTGCAGCAGCAGGAACTCCAAGCCCACTTTCAATTGAATACTCAATTGACGAGTACTTAACTTTAATCTCAGAAGCCGTTAGCAAAGTTCAATAA
- a CDS encoding FecCD family ABC transporter permease: MNHTSVSENKQLLLPKNFIKVLILSIVLLGICVLASLAFGSRTVGWNELMDGLFHPEVQSHGANVVRQRIARTVFSLMCGAALGVSGALMQSVTRNPIADPSILGVNTGAALFVVCGISFFNMGTASQYVWLALAGAIVTAIVVFGIGSMGSGGATPLKLVLAGAATSAALSSLVMAIMIPRSNVMDQFRFWQVGSVGAGDWSSISLFIPFLIVGILIALFTAPALNALALGDEAATGLGVRTGTLRLVSAFGGVLLCGTATALAGPIGFIGLLATHVIRLVIGPDLRYIIPMSALSGAIILTISDVCGRILGSPGELEVGVVTAFIGAPILILITMKAKMRAL; encoded by the coding sequence ATGAATCATACATCCGTTTCAGAAAATAAGCAGTTACTTTTACCGAAAAACTTCATAAAAGTTCTTATACTTTCTATTGTCTTACTCGGTATATGTGTATTGGCTTCTCTTGCTTTTGGATCCCGTACAGTTGGATGGAATGAACTAATGGATGGCCTATTCCATCCTGAAGTACAGTCCCACGGAGCAAATGTGGTTCGCCAAAGAATTGCTAGAACTGTCTTTAGTTTGATGTGTGGTGCTGCATTAGGAGTTTCTGGGGCTCTAATGCAATCAGTTACTCGTAATCCTATCGCAGACCCTAGCATTTTAGGAGTTAATACAGGGGCAGCACTATTCGTCGTTTGCGGAATTTCCTTTTTTAATATGGGTACTGCTAGTCAATACGTTTGGCTTGCATTAGCAGGAGCAATCGTAACTGCCATTGTTGTATTCGGAATTGGTTCAATGGGGAGTGGCGGTGCCACGCCCCTTAAACTTGTTTTAGCAGGTGCTGCTACGAGTGCTGCATTATCATCTCTCGTAATGGCCATTATGATTCCTCGCTCTAACGTTATGGATCAATTTAGATTTTGGCAGGTAGGTAGTGTTGGAGCAGGGGATTGGAGCTCTATCTCTCTTTTTATTCCCTTTCTTATTGTTGGAATATTAATAGCCCTATTCACTGCCCCAGCACTCAATGCATTAGCATTAGGTGATGAAGCAGCTACAGGATTAGGTGTACGTACAGGAACACTTAGGCTTGTTTCTGCCTTTGGAGGAGTGCTGTTGTGCGGTACAGCAACAGCACTCGCAGGTCCTATTGGCTTTATAGGTTTATTAGCAACACATGTGATTCGACTCGTTATTGGTCCTGATTTACGATACATTATCCCAATGTCAGCGTTATCAGGTGCCATTATATTAACCATATCAGATGTATGCGGTCGGATTTTAGGAAGTCCTGGTGAGCTTGAGGTTGGTGTAGTTACAGCATTTATTGGGGCTCCTATTTTAATCTTAATAACTATGAAAGCGAAAATGCGTGCGTTATGA
- a CDS encoding FecCD family ABC transporter permease, whose amino-acid sequence MINESMNLIMIGRMKRRRRFILVTSLLAIIAFALCSTMLMLGNTIYPVSDVIRVLLGEKVKGASFAVGTIRFPRMVAGVLAGFAFGVAGHVFQTMLRNPLANPNVIGITAGSSAAAVFCIIVLHASNAFVSIASIIGGLATVIVIFLLSRSTSFSIGRLILIGIGIQAMLNAAISYLLLIGQQHDIPTAMRWLSGSLNGAKMENLYPLMVTVLIFAPIIIVLGKRLDMLELGEQTATSLGVDTDKTRLVLIISSVLIIALATAATGPIAFVAFLSGPIAKRLVGVGFSSIIPAGLVGIILVLASDLVGQFAFVARYPVGVITGILGAPYLIYLLIRMNRKGDL is encoded by the coding sequence ATGATAAATGAATCTATGAATCTTATAATGATAGGTAGAATGAAAAGACGTCGCCGTTTTATCCTCGTGACTTCTTTGCTTGCAATCATTGCCTTTGCACTTTGCTCTACGATGCTTATGCTAGGAAACACGATTTATCCTGTTTCAGATGTCATAAGGGTTCTACTAGGTGAGAAAGTGAAAGGTGCATCTTTTGCAGTGGGAACGATACGTTTTCCTAGAATGGTGGCAGGTGTTTTGGCTGGATTTGCTTTTGGTGTTGCTGGACATGTATTTCAAACGATGCTTCGTAACCCCCTAGCAAATCCAAATGTTATCGGAATAACAGCTGGTTCAAGTGCTGCTGCTGTTTTTTGTATCATCGTTCTTCATGCAAGTAATGCCTTTGTTTCTATTGCTTCTATTATTGGTGGACTTGCTACAGTAATCGTTATTTTTCTATTATCAAGAAGTACTTCCTTTTCAATTGGTCGATTAATATTAATAGGAATTGGCATTCAAGCCATGCTAAATGCTGCCATATCTTATTTATTACTTATCGGTCAGCAACATGATATTCCTACTGCCATGAGATGGCTCAGTGGCAGTCTAAACGGTGCTAAAATGGAAAATCTTTATCCTCTTATGGTTACAGTACTTATTTTCGCACCCATTATCATTGTTCTCGGAAAACGATTGGATATGTTAGAACTTGGGGAGCAAACAGCAACTTCACTTGGAGTTGATACTGATAAAACACGACTTGTACTTATTATTAGTTCGGTACTTATCATTGCTTTAGCTACCGCTGCAACAGGACCTATCGCATTTGTTGCGTTTCTTTCTGGACCTATCGCAAAAAGACTAGTTGGTGTCGGGTTTTCAAGCATTATCCCAGCAGGTCTTGTTGGCATCATTTTAGTTTTAGCATCAGATCTTGTAGGACAATTTGCATTCGTTGCTAGATACCCTGTAGGTGTTATTACAGGCATTCTTGGAGCACCATACTTGATCTACTTGCTAATCCGAATGAATCGAAAGGGGGATTTATAA
- a CDS encoding ABC transporter ATP-binding protein, giving the protein MKPTHAFQTKGITAGYDNKTILHDVSLSIPSNKISIIIGSNGCGKSTLLKTMARLIKPTSGQVTLGGKPIYKIPPKQLARVLGLLPQSPIVPEGITVADLVGRGRYPHQTFLKGWTKKDYEAVAEAMEIMNITEFADRHIDELSGGQRQRVWIAMALAQQTDILFLDEPTTYLDITYQVEILDLLTDLNRKYGTTIVMVLHDINLSARYADHIFALHNGKLVAEGEPSEVITSTLIEDIFGLHCNVIKDPVSDSPFMVPIGRHHNKLRMYS; this is encoded by the coding sequence ATGAAACCAACACATGCTTTTCAAACTAAAGGAATCACTGCTGGATACGATAATAAAACGATTTTACATGATGTAAGTCTTTCAATTCCAAGTAATAAAATAAGCATTATTATTGGTTCAAACGGTTGCGGTAAATCTACATTACTTAAAACGATGGCTAGGCTTATTAAACCTACTTCCGGGCAAGTGACCTTGGGAGGGAAACCCATTTATAAAATACCACCAAAGCAGTTGGCTCGTGTATTAGGTCTTTTGCCTCAATCCCCTATTGTCCCTGAGGGAATAACTGTTGCGGATTTAGTTGGACGAGGAAGGTATCCACATCAAACATTTCTAAAAGGTTGGACAAAAAAGGATTATGAAGCCGTTGCAGAGGCAATGGAAATCATGAACATCACGGAATTTGCCGATCGACATATTGACGAGCTTTCAGGCGGTCAAAGACAGCGTGTATGGATTGCTATGGCTCTGGCACAACAAACAGACATACTATTTCTCGATGAACCAACAACTTATTTAGATATTACCTATCAAGTCGAAATTCTCGACCTGCTAACAGACCTTAACCGAAAATACGGAACAACCATTGTCATGGTTCTTCATGATATCAACCTGTCAGCACGTTATGCAGACCATATTTTTGCTTTGCATAACGGAAAGCTTGTCGCTGAGGGAGAGCCCTCAGAGGTTATTACAAGTACATTGATTGAAGATATTTTTGGACTCCATTGTAACGTAATAAAGGACCCTGTTTCGGACTCTCCTTTTATGGTACCAATCGGGCGACATCATAATAAATTAAGAATGTATTCTTAA
- a CDS encoding PadR family transcriptional regulator, with protein sequence MEQRSLILLGLLMSQSQHGYQINEFIERNLSAVTDMKKPTAYATLDKLSQNGYIDIQLEQEGNRPTRKVYSINDSGKQYFYQLLLNNLSSAERVNYQGDIGLMFIDFLPLEKTIPALEERLNNSKKLLEVMKQTPSHGVRSGVNLAVEHKITMLEAEVAFLEKSIRNLSLYSE encoded by the coding sequence ATGGAACAACGCTCGCTTATTTTACTTGGATTACTCATGAGTCAAAGTCAACATGGATACCAAATCAATGAATTTATAGAGAGAAATTTAAGTGCAGTTACCGATATGAAAAAACCTACCGCTTATGCAACTTTAGATAAACTCAGTCAAAACGGATATATTGACATTCAGTTGGAGCAAGAAGGAAACAGACCGACCCGAAAAGTGTACTCCATAAATGATAGTGGCAAGCAATATTTTTACCAATTATTATTGAATAATTTATCTTCAGCTGAAAGGGTGAATTATCAAGGAGATATTGGATTAATGTTTATTGATTTTCTCCCTTTAGAAAAAACAATACCTGCATTGGAAGAACGTTTAAACAATAGTAAGAAATTATTAGAAGTCATGAAACAAACCCCATCCCACGGAGTAAGATCTGGAGTCAATCTTGCAGTAGAACACAAAATTACCATGTTAGAAGCAGAGGTTGCATTTCTTGAAAAGTCCATAAGAAATCTTTCTCTTTATTCGGAATAA
- a CDS encoding ABC transporter permease codes for MFLALKELKHGKFRFLMIGIITVLIAWLVFILSGLGNGLSTLSAATFKNMKADYVTFEEGFRASMSRSLLTESFVDELEKQDNVSSAAPMGATMATVLKSTPSKDSEKVDIAILGITAGSFLEPSIIEGNPLNNDKSLEVIANDTLKDKGFKIGDTLSIEGSLEKMKIIGFVENETYNHLPAIFTTLDKWRSIQFAAPGSDNSIKNPVNGIMLQGEDIDPQKLNDLFHNTETVTKAAAIQGMPGYKEENGTIMMMLAFLLAISAFVLAVFFYVLTLQKSNQFGILKAIGASNAFLGKTIMSQVFLLSFISIVVGILLTYGTALILPDGMPFSLDIKLVVIYAILLLVISILSSLISIRKITKIDPLQAIGRIE; via the coding sequence TTGTTTCTGGCTTTAAAAGAATTAAAACATGGCAAATTTCGTTTTCTTATGATTGGAATCATAACCGTCCTTATTGCTTGGCTAGTCTTTATCCTATCAGGTTTAGGAAATGGGCTTTCCACACTAAGCGCCGCAACATTTAAAAATATGAAAGCAGATTACGTTACTTTTGAGGAAGGATTTAGAGCCTCGATGAGCCGTTCACTATTAACTGAATCATTCGTGGATGAACTAGAAAAGCAAGATAATGTTTCCTCAGCAGCACCGATGGGAGCCACAATGGCTACGGTTTTAAAATCAACTCCTTCCAAAGATAGTGAAAAAGTAGATATTGCTATTTTAGGTATCACTGCGGGAAGTTTTTTAGAACCAAGCATCATTGAAGGAAACCCTCTCAATAATGATAAATCACTAGAAGTTATCGCTAATGACACCTTAAAAGATAAAGGATTTAAAATTGGAGACACACTCTCAATAGAAGGGTCTCTAGAGAAAATGAAAATTATTGGATTTGTAGAAAATGAAACATACAATCATTTACCCGCTATTTTTACTACACTAGATAAATGGCGCTCAATTCAGTTTGCAGCACCTGGTTCTGATAATAGTATTAAAAATCCAGTGAATGGTATTATGCTTCAAGGAGAAGATATTGATCCGCAGAAATTAAATGATCTTTTCCATAACACAGAAACAGTAACAAAGGCTGCGGCGATACAAGGAATGCCTGGATATAAAGAGGAAAATGGCACGATTATGATGATGTTGGCCTTCCTTTTAGCAATCTCAGCCTTTGTACTAGCTGTCTTCTTTTATGTACTTACCTTGCAAAAATCCAATCAATTTGGCATTTTAAAAGCGATTGGTGCAAGTAATGCTTTTTTAGGCAAAACAATTATGTCACAAGTATTTCTACTTTCATTCATTAGTATTGTTGTTGGAATACTCTTAACATATGGAACAGCTTTAATTCTTCCAGATGGAATGCCATTTTCACTAGATATTAAACTTGTCGTCATTTATGCTATTTTATTGCTAGTTATATCAATATTAAGCTCGCTGATTTCCATTCGTAAAATTACAAAAATAGACCCACTTCAGGCAATTGGGAGGATAGAGTAA